A genomic stretch from Streptomyces sp. QL37 includes:
- a CDS encoding NUDIX hydrolase, producing the protein MSPQEYDRTLPRKRVAAGVLFFDPEGRVLLVDPVYKPLWEIPGGAVERDESPRAGAVREVREELGLEWDPGRLLGVDWRGPRPGRSESLVYVFDGGVLGEDWLAGARLQAEELGAVEFVAVDQIRERLVERLALRVEACVRAREQRLTVYLEYGLPV; encoded by the coding sequence TTGAGCCCGCAAGAGTACGACCGGACATTGCCTCGGAAGCGGGTCGCCGCGGGTGTTCTGTTCTTTGATCCGGAAGGACGGGTGCTCCTGGTGGACCCGGTCTACAAGCCATTGTGGGAGATCCCCGGCGGTGCCGTGGAGCGCGATGAGTCTCCACGCGCCGGTGCGGTACGGGAGGTGAGGGAGGAGCTCGGGCTCGAGTGGGACCCGGGCCGGCTCCTCGGTGTGGACTGGCGCGGTCCGCGCCCCGGGCGCAGCGAGAGTCTGGTCTACGTGTTCGACGGCGGAGTACTCGGCGAGGATTGGCTGGCGGGGGCCCGCTTGCAGGCGGAGGAACTCGGAGCGGTGGAGTTCGTCGCGGTCGACCAGATCCGGGAGCGTTTGGTCGAGCGGCTCGCCCTGCGGGTAGAGGCGTGCGTACGGGCCCGCGAGCAGAGACTGACGGTCTACCTGGAGTACGGGCTGCCGGTATAG
- a CDS encoding DUF6233 domain-containing protein yields MALLHRGGCATYPGQVGLISREDATVAPDSEPCGVCRPDTGLVSWWSRSG; encoded by the coding sequence GTGGCACTGCTGCACCGTGGCGGGTGCGCCACCTACCCGGGCCAAGTGGGGCTGATCTCCCGGGAAGACGCGACGGTGGCGCCGGACAGCGAGCCGTGCGGGGTCTGCCGGCCGGATACCGGGTTGGTGAGCTGGTGGTCCCGGTCGGGGTAG